The Phormidium sp. PBR-2020 DNA segment TAAATACGGCAGACTCATTAGTAAGGCGTGCGCATCCCAGGGGGGAATGGGGTCTTCTGTGGAAAAGAGGCGATCGCACCCCGGAACTCCCTGAAATAGGCGCAACAGAGGCGGCCGACACCGTAGCCAGACTCGAACCCCCTCGGCGGCTAACTGCGGCACATAGCGGACAAACTGGATGGCATCACCAAAGCCCTGTTCGGCCAATAATAAAAGGGTTTTCCCCGGTAACGGCTCTCCTTGCCAGATTAGGTCTCCCCGAGGGAAGTTATCTGCCAAATCGCGCCGGGAGGGACGGGCTTCATAATCGGCAAATCCCCGCTGAAAATCCCCCTGGAGCAAGCGAATTAGGGACAGGGTACTGCGCGCCTCATGCCAGTCGGGAACCAGCCCGAGAACCGTCTCAAAACAGGCGATCGCCTCATCGAGTTGCCCTAAATCCCAATAGATATAGCCCAAGTTGAACCACCATTGGGATGCTTCGTGATGCAGGACCAGAGCTTGACGATAGGCGAGTTGGGCCTCCTCTAGTCGCTCAATCTGTTGCCAGGTGCGTCCCAAATTGGCATAGCCGGTGGCGCAACGGGGATGATGGCGCAGTAGCGTTTGATAATAGGCGATCGCCCTTGACCACTCCTGTCGCTTAAAGGCAATCCCCCCCAGCAGATTTAATACATCCAGGCGCTGAGGCTGTTGGGCTAAGAGCGTCTCGCAGATGGCGATCGCGCGATCGTACTCCCGAGCTTCATAGCAGCCTAACGCCGTCTCAAACTCCATCACAGGCCATCCATCATCATTACAGGGTCACAGGGGGGCAGTCACAGCCAGTCAAGCCACTCCCGCAGAAAAATTTAGCATTCTTTATAAGATCGCCTCAAAGCCGCGATTCCCAATCAGGATGACCTAGCCAGCAGACCTCTGACAAGCTTTCGGCTCCCTTCACCTCTAAAATCCTTGATTTTGTTTTTGTAACTACTTAACATTAACAAAGGTATTAAACCTGCAAAAATAGCCTTAAAAAAGCTTAAGAGAGTATGAAGAGCCTTAGAGTTCCGTTAGTGAATTTTAAATTTACCTAAAGGCTTTAGAGACATTAAGTTTAATGTTGCAACCCTTTTAATCTCCAAACACATCCCCCATAATGCAAACAACGAGAGGACGAGCGATCGCCACCTGAAGCCAACTCGACCCCAGAGGCGATCGTCGGTCCCCCAGTCAGAACTAAAGGAGAAAATCGGGTGAGATTAGCAGTATACGGAAAAGGCGGCATTGGTAAATCCACCACCAGTTGCAACATCTCAGTTGCCCTGGCCCGTCGCGGAAAAAAAGTCCTCCAAATTGGCTGTGATCCCAAACACGACAGCACCTTCACCCTAACGGGCTACCTGATTCCCACCATCATCGATACCCTCCAAGAAAAAGACTTCCATTACGAAGACATCTGGCCCGAAGACGTGATCTACAAAGGCTACGGCGGCGTTGACTGCGTCGAAGCCGGGGGTCCCCCAGCCGGAGCCGGTTGTGGCGGGTACGTCGTCGGAGAAACCGTCAAACTCCTCAAAGAACTCAACGCCTTTGACGAATACGACGTAATTCTCTTCGACGTTCTTGGCGACGTGGTCTGTGGTGGCTTTGCCGCACCCCTCAACTATGCCGACTACGCCCTAATCGTCACCGACAACGGCTTTGATGCCCTCTTTGCCGCCAACCGCATCGCCGCCTCCGTGCGCGAAAAAGCACGAACCCATCCCCTGCGCCTCGCCGGCCTCATCGGCAATCGCACCTCCAAACGGGATCTCATCGATAAATACATCGAGACCGTTCCTATGCCCGTTTTGGAAGTCTTACCCCTCATCGAAGATATCCGCGTCTCTCGCGTCAAAGGGAAAACCCTATTTGAGATGACCGAAACCGAAGCCGCACTCAGTTACGTTTGCGACTACTACCTCAACATTGCCGATCAGATTCTCGCCCTCCCCGAAGGCGTCGTGCCCAAAGATGCCGCCGATCGCGATCTGTTTGCCCTGCTCTCGGACTTCTACCTCAATCCTCAGCAACCCCCAGCCACCGTTGATGCTGAACCCGACTTGATGATGGTCTAACCCCAGATGGTTAACGCCATCAAGAACATCAGTTACAGGTCGTCAAGTCGTGGCCCAAGTCGCAGTCCAACTTGCAGTCCAACTTGCAGTCCAACTTGCAGTAAATGTCAACGACTATTACAGCTTGCCGGGATGAAGCGCCAGAGTTGTCAGCTAGCCTAGTATGATTCAGTACAGGCAATGCCTAATGCCGTTTCAAGACGGAGTACCTTCGACTGAGGCGGATAGACTAGAAATGAACAACGCAGCAACTCCGGGGATAAATAAAAACCATGGCATTTTTCGATAGCTTCACAAGCGCCCTCAAAGAGAAATGGTTGGAGTATTACCAAGCCAACCGCGAATGGCTGAACTTGCATATGCAGGTGGCTGCCGTTAAAACCCCCGATGGAGGTCGTCGTCCTCCGTCCTACTTCATCATTGGTTCCCTAAACGGAATCGAACCGAAGCTGGCCCAACTGATGTTGCCCTTTTCTCGGCTCAATCCCG contains these protein-coding regions:
- a CDS encoding tetratricopeptide repeat-containing glycosyltransferase family protein — translated: MMEFETALGCYEAREYDRAIAICETLLAQQPQRLDVLNLLGGIAFKRQEWSRAIAYYQTLLRHHPRCATGYANLGRTWQQIERLEEAQLAYRQALVLHHEASQWWFNLGYIYWDLGQLDEAIACFETVLGLVPDWHEARSTLSLIRLLQGDFQRGFADYEARPSRRDLADNFPRGDLIWQGEPLPGKTLLLLAEQGFGDAIQFVRYVPQLAAEGVRVWLRCRPPLLRLFQGVPGCDRLFSTEDPIPPWDAHALLMSLPYLRQTPPSRLPAQVPYLYLSPHCRPSLPAPKRGGVKVGLVWSGSPTHRKDGDRSCSLAAVQTWFDCPNIQFYSLQTPVRPEEQAALAADERIIDLAPQIRDFWDTAALMQDLDLVISVDTAVIHLAGALGKPAWVLLAKIPDWRWGLEGDRSPWYPSVRLFRQSRRGEWQDVLLAVGEQLRRWDA
- the bchL gene encoding ferredoxin:protochlorophyllide reductase (ATP-dependent) iron-sulfur ATP-binding protein — its product is MRLAVYGKGGIGKSTTSCNISVALARRGKKVLQIGCDPKHDSTFTLTGYLIPTIIDTLQEKDFHYEDIWPEDVIYKGYGGVDCVEAGGPPAGAGCGGYVVGETVKLLKELNAFDEYDVILFDVLGDVVCGGFAAPLNYADYALIVTDNGFDALFAANRIAASVREKARTHPLRLAGLIGNRTSKRDLIDKYIETVPMPVLEVLPLIEDIRVSRVKGKTLFEMTETEAALSYVCDYYLNIADQILALPEGVVPKDAADRDLFALLSDFYLNPQQPPATVDAEPDLMMV